The following are from one region of the Stigmatella ashevillena genome:
- a CDS encoding carboxypeptidase regulatory-like domain-containing protein yields MKHPCLLALCSLLGLGLSACGGDSIPDPGLRTDDAQTVDPNRLLVTLRGKAELFPEAAQRLAAQGQPLPSLEGLSLVIEEPLRAGVNDPAASFGTGVCAEDGTFSITDVPVKDIHTSLAASLEHPGLAHTSTIVFDTAFTGSRPRTDITGAQAWALPLSFQDALTQSVGEEAIGAHTEGRARSLLDAGFILGRVVDAQGRPVAGARVQIEPGELADRLYYPSDDFTRADQDGTHGHGLFLYVHSGLGAEAFQLAVHGSEAYTWRNAGAMPHRGLVLTLHPGDRAP; encoded by the coding sequence ATGAAGCATCCTTGCCTGCTTGCTCTCTGTTCTCTGTTGGGGTTGGGGCTCTCTGCCTGCGGCGGTGACTCCATCCCGGACCCTGGCCTGCGCACCGACGATGCCCAGACGGTGGATCCGAATCGCCTCCTCGTCACCCTCCGAGGCAAGGCCGAGCTCTTCCCCGAGGCCGCCCAGCGGTTGGCCGCCCAGGGACAGCCTCTGCCCTCGCTGGAAGGCCTCTCGTTGGTCATCGAAGAGCCCTTGCGCGCGGGGGTGAATGATCCGGCGGCCTCCTTCGGCACGGGCGTCTGCGCTGAAGATGGGACGTTCTCCATCACCGACGTGCCGGTGAAGGACATCCACACCAGCCTCGCCGCGAGCCTGGAGCACCCCGGGCTGGCGCACACCTCCACCATCGTCTTCGACACGGCCTTCACCGGCTCACGGCCGCGCACGGACATCACCGGCGCCCAGGCGTGGGCGCTTCCCCTGTCCTTCCAGGACGCCCTCACCCAGTCGGTGGGCGAGGAGGCCATTGGGGCGCACACCGAGGGCCGGGCCCGGAGCCTCCTGGACGCCGGCTTCATCCTGGGCCGCGTCGTGGATGCCCAGGGACGGCCTGTCGCGGGTGCCCGCGTCCAGATCGAACCCGGAGAGCTCGCCGACCGCCTCTACTACCCCTCCGACGATTTCACCCGGGCGGACCAGGACGGCACCCACGGCCATGGCCTCTTCCTCTATGTGCACTCGGGGCTGGGCGCCGAAGCGTTCCAACTCGCCGTCCATGGATCCGAGGCCTACACCTGGCGCAACGCGGGGGCCATGCCGCACAGGGGTTTGGTGCTTACCCTTCACCCGGGCGACAGGGCGCCCTGA
- a CDS encoding golvesin C-terminal-like domain-containing protein encodes MNSMRNPFAAAAAALALAACGPQTPDSPEAAQAPSSNAVADAARDAVRPGAPGELDPLFEQAAREFNVPASLLKAVSFTETRWQMWQGLTEFEGLAPAYGVMALRGERLARGAALAGVSEAQARTDVLANIRAGAALLSDDAEALKVDRASLGDWAPAVARFSGITHTDAQAEYVHNDVFATLRKGVVAESAQGTVTASIMPIEVQAKFAMPLLRALAESGPDYAAAVWRPSGNYGERPAGTDISMIIIHTCESSYASCWSWLVNPDSGVSAHYVVKEDGSEISQLVSEEKRGWHIGATYDCKLNNSVDCGLTGTSVNHFSVGIEHGGSASQTSFPAGQIEASAKLSCDISRDRTILRDSYHIVAHGKLQPATRTDPGPNWPWSSYLSKVQSYCSSGDIIVDTNNANNDAAVAKFSASANWTKTSSTSGSYGGDYYYASIQGVTDTATFSFYLPAAATKSIEAWWTAGTNRSASTPIVIFNAAGTKLGTVNVNQQAGGSQWNTLGSFGFSAGWNTVQVSRWTSSGTVVIADAIRVR; translated from the coding sequence ATGAACTCGATGCGCAACCCGTTCGCGGCCGCCGCCGCGGCCCTGGCCCTGGCGGCCTGTGGTCCTCAGACGCCGGACAGCCCGGAGGCCGCGCAGGCTCCTTCCAGCAACGCCGTCGCTGACGCGGCGCGTGATGCCGTCCGGCCGGGGGCTCCCGGGGAGTTGGATCCGCTGTTCGAGCAGGCCGCCCGCGAGTTCAACGTCCCGGCCAGCCTGCTCAAGGCCGTCTCCTTCACCGAGACGCGCTGGCAGATGTGGCAGGGGCTGACCGAGTTCGAGGGCCTGGCACCGGCTTACGGCGTGATGGCGCTGCGCGGCGAGCGGCTGGCACGCGGCGCGGCCCTGGCGGGGGTGTCCGAGGCGCAGGCGCGCACGGACGTGCTGGCCAACATCCGCGCGGGCGCGGCGCTGCTGTCGGACGATGCCGAGGCGTTGAAGGTGGACCGGGCGAGCCTGGGCGACTGGGCGCCGGCGGTGGCGCGCTTCAGCGGCATCACCCACACGGACGCGCAGGCCGAGTACGTGCACAACGACGTGTTCGCCACGCTGCGCAAGGGCGTGGTGGCCGAGAGCGCGCAGGGCACGGTGACCGCCTCCATCATGCCCATCGAGGTGCAGGCGAAGTTCGCGATGCCCTTGCTGCGCGCCCTGGCGGAGTCGGGGCCGGACTACGCGGCGGCCGTCTGGCGCCCGTCGGGCAACTACGGCGAGCGGCCCGCGGGCACGGACATCTCGATGATCATCATCCACACGTGCGAGAGCAGCTACGCGAGCTGCTGGAGCTGGCTGGTGAACCCGGACTCGGGGGTCAGCGCCCACTATGTGGTGAAGGAGGACGGCTCGGAGATTTCTCAGTTGGTGTCCGAGGAGAAGCGCGGCTGGCACATTGGCGCCACCTATGACTGCAAGCTCAACAACAGCGTGGACTGTGGGCTGACGGGCACCTCGGTGAACCACTTCTCGGTGGGCATCGAGCACGGCGGCAGCGCCAGCCAGACGAGCTTCCCCGCGGGGCAGATCGAAGCCTCGGCGAAGCTGTCCTGCGACATCTCGCGGGACCGGACCATCCTTCGCGACAGCTACCACATCGTGGCGCACGGCAAGCTCCAGCCCGCCACCCGCACGGACCCGGGCCCGAACTGGCCGTGGAGCTCGTACTTGAGCAAGGTCCAGTCCTACTGCTCCAGCGGCGACATCATCGTGGACACCAACAACGCCAACAACGACGCGGCGGTGGCCAAGTTCTCGGCGTCCGCGAACTGGACGAAGACCTCCAGCACGTCCGGCTCCTACGGCGGTGACTACTACTACGCGTCGATCCAGGGCGTCACCGACACGGCGACCTTCTCGTTCTACCTGCCGGCCGCGGCGACGAAGTCCATCGAGGCTTGGTGGACCGCAGGCACCAACCGCTCTGCCTCGACGCCGATCGTCATCTTCAACGCGGCGGGGACGAAGCTGGGCACGGTGAACGTGAACCAGCAGGCCGGTGGCAGCCAGTGGAACACGCTGGGCAGCTTTGGCTTCTCGGCGGGCTGGAACACGGTGCAGGTTAGCCGTTGGACGTCCAGTGGCACGGTCGTCATCGCGGATGCCATCCGCGTCCGCTAG
- a CDS encoding AAA family ATPase has product MPKSSEKEHIPSLRLTSVQVERFKAAFKPTPVPLRPFNLILGRNGAGKSTLLEALQWVDGTLRQDARTALQRYFGIAPVVNVRSQQTFFQLGLTWKSEDESELNYKVKVVQGRDGVTPLIAQEFLKSVQGRKRPRTIIDTTVPANAKKDRPGVRIVYPRDLRFKREVNEPDRLALRQAGVTPISNTGFKDRFVLPALSAFWENAVFLRLSTSRLAAGSPARRKSFEPLLDEEGTNLPALLNELSRAQLEDLVVRIQQVLSGIEQVKISKPRAGQQENVNYSLRERMPYKGRNGTDLFDIPSWMLSEGTRRITALFALLVHDPPPSLLCIEEVENGLDPWTVLEVIKALRSATDAGTQVIVTSHSPWLIDHVDLQDILLVERVKGTTEYRRFADMEEAKRFSSDVPPGARYVNSR; this is encoded by the coding sequence ATGCCCAAGAGCTCCGAGAAAGAACACATCCCGAGCCTGCGATTGACGAGCGTCCAGGTGGAGCGATTCAAGGCCGCATTCAAGCCCACACCTGTTCCCTTGCGTCCCTTCAACCTGATCCTGGGACGAAATGGGGCTGGCAAAAGCACGTTGCTGGAGGCACTCCAGTGGGTGGATGGCACGCTCCGGCAGGACGCGCGCACTGCTTTGCAGCGGTACTTCGGCATTGCGCCCGTCGTCAATGTCCGCTCCCAGCAGACGTTCTTTCAACTCGGGCTCACCTGGAAGAGCGAAGACGAAAGCGAGCTCAACTACAAGGTCAAGGTTGTCCAGGGTCGTGATGGAGTGACCCCGTTGATTGCCCAGGAGTTCTTGAAGTCCGTACAGGGGAGAAAAAGACCCAGGACGATCATCGACACCACAGTCCCTGCGAACGCCAAGAAAGACCGGCCCGGGGTTCGCATCGTCTATCCCAGAGATTTGCGATTCAAGCGCGAGGTCAACGAGCCTGACAGGCTCGCGCTCCGGCAAGCGGGAGTCACCCCCATCTCAAACACAGGCTTCAAGGACCGCTTCGTTCTGCCAGCGCTCAGTGCGTTCTGGGAGAACGCCGTCTTCTTGAGGCTGAGTACCAGCCGACTGGCAGCAGGGTCTCCTGCGCGGCGAAAGTCCTTTGAGCCTCTCCTCGACGAAGAAGGCACCAACCTGCCAGCGCTGCTCAATGAGTTGAGCCGGGCGCAACTCGAGGATCTGGTCGTCCGCATCCAACAGGTGTTGAGCGGCATCGAGCAGGTCAAGATCTCCAAGCCCAGGGCGGGGCAACAAGAGAATGTCAACTATTCTCTCCGGGAGAGAATGCCCTACAAGGGACGCAATGGAACAGACCTTTTCGACATTCCTTCGTGGATGTTGTCAGAAGGCACACGGCGAATCACAGCCCTCTTCGCCCTGCTCGTACATGATCCCCCTCCTTCGCTTCTGTGTATCGAGGAGGTAGAGAATGGGCTCGACCCTTGGACCGTGCTGGAGGTCATCAAAGCACTTCGCTCGGCCACGGATGCAGGGACTCAGGTCATCGTGACTTCTCATTCACCTTGGCTGATCGATCATGTGGATCTCCAAGACATCCTCCTCGTGGAGCGAGTGAAAGGGACAACAGAGTACCGGCGATTCGCAGACATGGAGGAAGCGAAACGTTTCTCCAGCGACGTTCCTCCGGGAGCGCGGTATGTCAACAGCAGGTAG
- a CDS encoding ATP-grasp domain-containing protein: MRIGIFGEAEDPQCLAVAREAAALGAEALLFDSGALAAGRPLSLLDGRMFYLGEPVDDVKGFYLRSVPSPYVPAMERDDTLVLYEDWFTTFAQTRERAAYVLSWLLQLEHQGATLVNGPHAASMLQYKPFQLHVLRSLGTRVPRTLISNDPAAIRAFHAEVKDVIYKPVLGGALTRPLDTEALERLGTVTASPVIFQERVPGEDLRVMLVGEDIVSCVAIETPAPHLDFRSDPAYRSGQATYREVVLPEPVRRFCREAARACGLTLAGIDLKHHGDQFVFLELNSSPIYLDVEQKQGHAISRAIARRVVEAARSTPSPGP; the protein is encoded by the coding sequence ATGCGAATCGGCATCTTCGGCGAGGCAGAGGATCCACAGTGCCTGGCCGTGGCCCGCGAGGCGGCGGCGCTCGGCGCGGAGGCGCTCCTCTTCGACAGTGGGGCGCTCGCGGCGGGCCGGCCGCTCTCCCTGCTCGATGGGCGGATGTTCTACCTCGGCGAGCCCGTGGACGACGTGAAGGGCTTCTACCTGCGCTCCGTGCCCTCGCCCTACGTCCCAGCGATGGAGCGGGACGACACGCTCGTGCTCTACGAGGACTGGTTCACCACCTTCGCGCAGACTCGCGAGCGGGCCGCCTACGTCCTGTCGTGGCTGCTCCAGCTCGAGCACCAGGGGGCCACGCTCGTCAACGGCCCCCACGCCGCGAGCATGCTGCAATACAAGCCCTTCCAACTTCACGTGCTGCGCTCCCTGGGCACGCGCGTGCCCCGCACACTCATCTCGAATGATCCGGCCGCCATCCGCGCCTTCCACGCCGAGGTGAAGGACGTCATCTACAAGCCCGTGCTGGGCGGCGCGCTCACGCGGCCCCTGGACACCGAGGCGCTGGAGCGGCTCGGCACCGTGACGGCCTCGCCGGTCATCTTCCAAGAGCGCGTGCCCGGAGAGGACCTGCGGGTGATGCTCGTCGGGGAGGACATCGTCTCGTGCGTGGCCATCGAGACACCCGCGCCCCACCTCGACTTCCGGAGCGATCCGGCCTACCGCTCGGGACAAGCCACCTACCGCGAGGTGGTGCTGCCGGAGCCGGTGCGCCGCTTCTGCCGGGAAGCCGCGCGGGCGTGTGGCCTGACGCTCGCGGGGATCGACCTCAAGCACCACGGGGACCAATTCGTGTTCCTGGAGCTGAACAGCTCCCCCATCTATCTGGACGTCGAGCAGAAGCAGGGCCACGCCATCAGCCGAGCCATCGCGCGCCGCGTGGTGGAGGCGGCACGCTCTACGCCTTCGCCGGGGCCTTGA
- a CDS encoding metallophosphoesterase has protein sequence MRLFAIGDTHLPSTRNKDMHRFGWAEHPLPLQRAWDEKVRPEDIVIVAGDISWATRATEVMEDLKWLDARPGRKVLVRGNHDYWWGDSASKLRKLLEPFKTLETFLQNCAVVMGPWLIAGTRLWTTPEAPPMPGGEMGDEPVDLGYVERETRRLNASIEDALKKEKQSPTPLRRVVAVHFPPVYANERPTAFSAPIEAFQPKVCVYGHLHAAGIAAGFTGERAGVRYVLASCDAAGFSPVLLDEV, from the coding sequence ATGCGTCTCTTCGCCATCGGCGACACCCACCTGCCCTCCACCCGGAACAAGGACATGCACCGCTTCGGGTGGGCAGAGCACCCACTGCCCCTGCAACGCGCGTGGGACGAGAAGGTCCGCCCCGAGGACATCGTCATCGTCGCAGGGGACATCTCCTGGGCAACGCGGGCCACGGAGGTGATGGAGGACTTGAAGTGGCTGGACGCGCGGCCGGGGCGCAAGGTGCTGGTGCGCGGCAACCACGACTACTGGTGGGGAGACTCGGCCTCGAAGCTGCGCAAGTTGCTGGAGCCCTTCAAGACGCTGGAGACGTTCCTGCAGAACTGCGCGGTGGTGATGGGGCCGTGGCTCATCGCCGGCACACGACTGTGGACGACCCCCGAGGCCCCGCCCATGCCCGGCGGGGAGATGGGGGACGAGCCCGTGGACCTGGGCTACGTGGAGCGGGAGACACGCCGGCTGAACGCCTCCATCGAGGACGCGCTCAAGAAGGAGAAGCAGAGCCCCACGCCCCTGCGACGGGTGGTGGCGGTGCACTTTCCTCCCGTCTACGCCAACGAGCGGCCCACCGCCTTCAGCGCCCCCATCGAGGCCTTCCAACCCAAGGTCTGTGTCTACGGCCACCTGCACGCCGCGGGCATCGCCGCGGGCTTCACCGGTGAGCGCGCTGGAGTGCGCTACGTGCTGGCCTCATGCGACGCGGCGGGCTTCTCTCCGGTGCTGCTCGACGAGGTGTGA
- a CDS encoding ATP-binding protein: MSAESSSRDVRIIQSLVWAASLGVALLGLPVLLGHSWAALSAAPSLSVREAHTALGLLFGGLALGLLSPKATGRLRWTLGMCCAGALFLIGAATLVHHFSGLELPVPPPPFRWEHWTPGTPPDASAAGTAFCFMLIGSALLLLGRCTELSARWADLFVIPALITTLLAFNGYFHDALLLLPPHFLQQTGMGLPASAALLLLCVGLLCARPDQGLMVHITQNTLGGFLARRLVPVTLLGPPLFGALLKVLDTYGYLDTSMKIPLFATVASVSGVGLVLLSTTTLDRIDTERHRASARADHERSLLRTVVDNAPVGILFVDAQTQEVQANSAFQSLVGHPLLPGGGQRQFLGHLRHPDGRPVLAEEFPTFRGLEGQAVSPEEYVIVHPDRQFPVLSSAAPVHEDSGHVRGVVVTIQDITARRELERLREEYVGLISHDLRNPLQLITLRASLLQRKLQEKTLASEAAMAEALLQNTQQMSGMVEELLESSRLEAKQVELRREPTDILHFLEAVLDRDIAPDARERLRLEVAAPVSQVLMDAHRVERVMVNLLTNALKYSRPATPVVVRLDQSGPSVEISVRDQGAGLSPESAAHLFEKYYRTREGRTSDVMGLGLGLYISRLIIEAHGGAIRAESIQGQGTTFTFTLPRLSGFPEQEQRRVS; the protein is encoded by the coding sequence ATGTCCGCCGAGTCCAGTTCTCGCGACGTTCGCATCATCCAAAGCCTTGTGTGGGCCGCATCCCTGGGCGTTGCCCTGTTGGGTCTTCCCGTGCTGTTGGGGCACTCCTGGGCCGCGCTGTCCGCGGCTCCAAGCTTGAGTGTCCGGGAAGCGCACACCGCCCTGGGCCTTCTCTTCGGAGGGCTGGCCCTGGGCCTGCTCTCCCCGAAAGCCACCGGACGCCTGCGCTGGACGCTGGGCATGTGCTGCGCGGGGGCCTTGTTTCTCATCGGCGCCGCCACCCTCGTCCATCACTTCAGTGGCCTGGAGCTCCCCGTTCCCCCGCCTCCCTTTCGCTGGGAGCACTGGACCCCCGGGACGCCTCCGGATGCGTCCGCTGCGGGCACCGCCTTCTGCTTCATGCTGATTGGCAGCGCGCTGCTCCTGCTGGGGCGGTGCACCGAGCTGTCCGCGCGGTGGGCGGATCTCTTCGTCATCCCCGCGCTCATCACCACCCTGCTGGCCTTCAATGGCTACTTCCATGACGCGCTCCTGCTGCTGCCCCCCCACTTCCTGCAGCAGACGGGCATGGGGCTGCCCGCCTCGGCCGCGCTGCTGCTGCTGTGCGTGGGACTGCTGTGCGCCAGGCCGGATCAGGGACTGATGGTCCACATCACCCAAAACACCCTCGGTGGGTTTCTCGCCCGCCGCCTCGTTCCCGTCACCCTGCTGGGGCCTCCCCTGTTTGGCGCGCTGCTCAAGGTGCTCGACACCTACGGGTACCTGGACACCTCGATGAAGATTCCCCTCTTCGCCACGGTGGCCAGCGTGAGCGGCGTGGGGCTCGTGCTCCTGTCCACCACCACCTTGGATCGCATCGACACCGAGCGCCACCGGGCCAGCGCCCGGGCGGACCACGAGCGCAGCCTGCTGCGCACCGTCGTGGACAACGCCCCCGTGGGCATCCTCTTCGTGGACGCCCAGACCCAGGAAGTGCAAGCCAACTCCGCGTTCCAGTCCCTCGTGGGCCACCCGCTGCTTCCCGGAGGGGGCCAGCGGCAGTTTCTCGGCCACCTGCGCCACCCGGATGGCCGGCCCGTGCTCGCCGAGGAGTTCCCCACGTTCCGCGGGCTGGAGGGCCAGGCGGTCTCCCCCGAGGAGTACGTCATCGTCCACCCGGACCGGCAGTTTCCCGTGCTCTCCTCGGCCGCCCCCGTGCACGAGGACTCCGGCCACGTGCGCGGCGTGGTCGTCACCATCCAGGACATCACCGCCCGACGCGAGTTGGAGCGTCTGCGCGAGGAGTATGTGGGGCTCATCTCGCATGATCTGCGCAACCCCTTGCAGCTCATCACCCTGCGGGCCAGCCTCCTGCAGCGCAAGCTCCAGGAGAAGACGCTCGCGTCCGAGGCCGCCATGGCCGAGGCCCTGCTCCAGAACACGCAGCAGATGAGCGGCATGGTCGAGGAGCTGCTCGAAAGCTCCCGCCTGGAAGCCAAACAGGTGGAGCTGCGCCGCGAGCCCACCGACATCCTCCATTTCCTCGAAGCGGTGCTCGACCGGGACATCGCTCCCGACGCCCGGGAACGCCTTCGCCTGGAGGTGGCGGCCCCCGTGTCCCAGGTGCTGATGGACGCGCACCGCGTGGAGCGCGTGATGGTGAACCTGCTCACCAACGCGCTCAAGTACAGCCGCCCCGCCACCCCGGTGGTGGTGCGCCTGGATCAATCCGGCCCCTCGGTGGAAATCTCGGTGAGAGACCAGGGCGCGGGCCTGTCTCCCGAGAGCGCCGCGCACCTCTTCGAGAAGTATTACCGCACCCGCGAGGGCCGGACCTCGGACGTCATGGGGCTGGGGCTGGGGCTCTACATCAGCCGGCTCATCATTGAGGCGCACGGCGGCGCCATCCGCGCGGAGAGCATCCAGGGCCAGGGCACCACCTTCACCTTCACCCTGCCCCGGCTCTCCGGGTTCCCGGAGCAGGAACAGCGCCGGGTGTCCTGA
- a CDS encoding TolB family protein, which translates to MGCRAGTCGRAASGPGPLSEGERRAIPGVIAFISERADQKDVWLVKPSGEETQLTKSPGEDDFPAAPSPDGKALLVIAARMVNGFHLEQLRLQPLDGGAPVALHAPRARARNPSWSPDGRWLVAESDARSFSDLVRLEPKAGTEERPLTQVKEGCFEPAVSPDGREVAFVSSREGDPEIYVMKADGTDERRITAFHQEDREPRWSPDGQWLSFISNREGRERYYLVRPDGTSLRAVSGEATKLDERELAWSPDSKKVAFVERLPEAKSRLWVAAVEGGAPVALTDGLSRDDAPAWSPDGKHLVFVAERQGDVDLWLMRADGSGQTRLTTAKGPDWLPRWFVPR; encoded by the coding sequence ATGGGTTGCCGCGCGGGCACGTGTGGCCGCGCGGCCTCCGGCCCGGGACCGCTCTCCGAGGGGGAGCGGCGGGCCATTCCGGGCGTCATCGCCTTCATCTCCGAGCGGGCGGACCAGAAGGATGTCTGGCTGGTGAAGCCCTCCGGCGAGGAGACGCAGCTCACGAAGAGCCCCGGGGAGGATGACTTCCCCGCGGCGCCCTCGCCGGATGGCAAGGCGCTGCTGGTCATCGCCGCGCGCATGGTGAATGGGTTTCACCTGGAGCAACTGCGCCTCCAGCCCCTGGACGGCGGGGCGCCGGTGGCCCTCCACGCGCCCCGGGCGCGGGCGCGCAACCCGAGCTGGTCGCCGGACGGCCGCTGGCTGGTGGCCGAGTCGGATGCCCGGAGCTTCAGCGATCTGGTGCGCCTGGAGCCGAAGGCGGGCACGGAGGAGCGGCCGCTGACGCAGGTGAAGGAGGGCTGCTTCGAGCCGGCCGTCTCGCCGGACGGGCGCGAGGTGGCATTCGTCTCCAGCCGGGAGGGAGACCCGGAAATCTACGTGATGAAGGCGGACGGCACGGACGAGCGCCGCATCACCGCCTTCCACCAGGAAGACCGGGAGCCGCGCTGGAGCCCGGACGGGCAGTGGCTCTCCTTCATCAGCAACCGCGAGGGCCGGGAGCGCTACTACCTGGTGCGCCCGGACGGGACGTCGCTGCGCGCGGTGTCTGGAGAGGCCACGAAGCTCGACGAGCGCGAGCTGGCGTGGAGCCCGGACAGCAAGAAGGTGGCCTTCGTGGAGCGGCTGCCGGAGGCGAAGAGCCGCCTCTGGGTGGCGGCGGTGGAAGGCGGCGCGCCAGTGGCGCTCACGGACGGCCTGAGCCGGGACGATGCGCCCGCGTGGAGCCCGGACGGAAAGCACCTGGTGTTCGTGGCGGAGCGGCAGGGGGACGTGGACCTGTGGCTGATGCGCGCGGATGGCAGCGGGCAGACACGGTTGACCACGGCGAAGGGGCCCGACTGGCTGCCACGCTGGTTCGTCCCGCGCTGA